TAAAGCTGCTACGCCCTCCACACCCACAACATTTGTTGCAATTTTTGCAGCCGGAAGCGTGAAATTGCCCATGCCGCAAAAGAGATCGAGCAGGCGATCCTGCGGCTGTAAATCGAGCCATTCCAGCGCTTTCGCCACCATTTTCTGGTTTACCGCGTCGTTAACCTGAATAAAATCGCGCGGGTTAAAGGTTAACGTAAGCTGATGGGAAAGATAATAGGGTTGCTCACCGCTTACCTGTTCCGTCCGATCGCTGTCTGGTGCCAGAAACAGCGCCAGACCGTGCTGATGCGAAAACTGTTCCAGTTTTTGCCGATCTGCGGCGCTTAGCGGATCGAGGTGGCGCAGCACCATCAGCGGGCCGTTATCTGCCCGCACCAGCTCAACGTGCCCCAGCCGCCGTACCGCCTGTAGTGATGAAAGGCAATCCCTTAACGGCACCAGCAACTTTTCCAGTTCAGGCTGCAAAATGGGGCAACAGTCGATCGAAACCAGGTCGTTAGAGGCAACTTTACGAAACCCCATCTGCAAGGTTTGCGTTTTTGCCTGATATTGCAGGCCGAGACGAGCGCGGCGGCGATAGCCATAGGCGCTGTCGCCAATAATTTCATCCACCGTGGTTTGCTGCCCGGTTTCACGCGTCAGCAGATGAGCCAGCGCGTTGGCCTTGCTCTGCTGTTGTAGCGCCTGAGAGGCATGCTGCTGCTGGCAGCCGCCACAGGTGGTAAACCAGGGGCAGCGCGGCGTCACCCGCTCCGGGCTGGGCTGCAAAATACGCTGCGCCCGTCCGCGAGCGAACTGCCGTTTATCCTCCTGCAATACCACTTCTACCTGCTCGCCCGGCAGCGCACCGCTGACGAACAGCGTTTTGCCCTGATGACGTGCCACACCCTGCCCGAAGGCATCAAGTTCGTGAATAGTGACGGTTATTGTCTGCCGGGTCGTCACACGCCGTTTTGCAGAGTAGAATTGCGCCATAGTGGAATAAGATCTCTGAATAATTGCTACGCGAAGTGACGCCTGCTTTGCCGCATCACCGCCCGTAGGGAATTGTCTCATACCGGACTATCATGACCAAATACAGCCTGCGGGCAAGGATGATGATTTTAATACTGGCACCGACCCTGATGATTGGTCTGCTGCTCAGTACATTTTTTGTAGTGCATCGCTATAATGAGCTACAGCGACAGCTGGTGGATGCGGGCGCGAATATTATCGAGCCGCTGGCCGTTTCCAGTGAATACGGCATGACCTTCCACAGTCGCGAATCGGTACGGCAGCTGGTCAGCCTGCTGCATCGTCGTCATTCCGATATCGTGCGCGCCATTACGGTATTTGACGATAAAAATCAGATTTTCGTTACCTCCAACTATAACCTTAATCAAAACCAACTGCGCCTGCCCGATGGCACCAGCCTGCCAAGCCTGACGATGATTGAGCGCCACGGCAATGCGATGGTGCTGCGCACGCCGGTAGTTTCTGAAAGCTACTATCCCGATGAATCACCGGGGCGAGATGCCAAGCCAACCGGCAATCCGCTGGGCTATGTGGCGATCGAGCTGGATTTACAGTCGGTCAGACTACAGCAATATAAAGAGATCTTTGTTTCCACCCTGCTGCTGCTGTTCTGTCTCTGCATCGCCATGATGTTCGCCTATCGGCTGATGCGCGATGTCACCGGGCCGATCCGCAATATGGTCAGCACCGTAGATCGCATTCGTCGTGGTCAGCTCGACAGCCGGGTGGAGGGCTATATGCTGGGTGAGCTGGATATGCTGAAAAACGGCATCAACGCCATGGCGATGTCGTTAACCGCCTACCACGAAGAGATGCAGCAAAATATCGATCAGGCGACCTCCGATCTGCGCGAAACGCTGGAGCAAATGGAGATCCAAAACGTCGAGCTGGATCTGGCGAAACGACGCGCTCAGGAAGCGGCGCGCATCAAGTCCGAGTTCCTCGCCAATATGTCGCACGAGCTACGTACCCCGCTTAACGGCGTTATCGGCTTTACGCGCCAGACGCTGAAAACGCCGCTCACCTCTACCCAGCGCGACTATCTGCATACCATTGAGCGCTCAGCTAATAATCTGCTCAGCATCATTAATGACGTGCTCGATTTCTCCAAGCTGGAGGCGGGCAAGCTGGTGCTGGAGTCAACGCCTTTCCCGCTGCGCGCCACGCTGGATGAAACCCTGGTCCTGCTGGCCCCTTCGGCCCACGATAAAGGGCTGGAGCTGACCATCAACGTTCAGAGTGAAGTACCGGACAATGTGATTGGCGATCCGCTACGTTTACAGCAGATACTGACCAACCTGATCGGCAACGCGGTGAAGTTTACCGAACGCGGCAATATCGATATTCGCGTTGAAAAACGCAGCCTGAGCAACAACAGCGTCGAACTGGAAGTTCAGGTACATGACAGCGGTATTGGTATTGCGGAACGGCAGCAGTCGCAGCTGTTCCAGGCATTCCGTCAGGCCGACGCCAGCATTTCGCGTCGCCACGGCGGCACCGGGCTTGGCCTGGTGATTACGCAAAAACTGGTCAACGAAATGGGCGGCGAAATTGCCTTTCACAGCCGCCTGAATCAGGGATCGACCTTCTGGTTCCACGTCAGCCTGTCGCTAAACCCTAACGCTGCCAGCGATCCGCGCGCGCTGGACGATCTGCGCGGTAAGCGGCTCGCCTATGTTGAAGCTAATCCGGCGGCGGCGCAGGCGGCGCTGGATATGCTGAGCACCACGCCATTGCAGGTCAGCTACAGCCTGACGCTGGAAGGGTTGACGGAACCACGCTATGACATACTGCTGGTGGGGCTGCCTGTCAGCCAGCGCGCCGAGAGCATTACTTCGCAGGCGTTTATCAACAGCCTGACCGCGCGCGCCGACTGCGTAATCATGGCGCTACCCAGCCAGATATTGCTGCAGGCGGAACAGCTAAAAAGTAACGGCATCGACGCCTGCCTGTGCAAACCGGTCACCCGTACACGGCTTATCCCGATTATGCTCGATCTGCATGCACGCAAGCTGTATGACCTGCCCGCTCGTGCCCGTCTGCCGCTCACGGTGATGGCGGTGGATGATAATCCTGCCAATCTGAAACTGATCGGCGCACTGCTGGAAGAACAGGTAGAAAATATCGTGCTGTGTGACAGCGGTGAAAAAGCTATAGCGCTGGCGAAGCAGCAGGCGCTGGATATCATCCTGATGGATATTCAGATGCCGGAAATCGATGGCATCCGCGCCAGCGAACTGATTCGCGAACTGCCCGAGCACGTAAATACGCCGATTATCGCCGTCACCGCCCACACCATTGACGGTGAACGTGAACGTTTAATTAAAGCAGGCATGAATGATTACCTCGCCAAGCCGATTGATGAGGTCAAACTAAGCCATTTGCTGGCGCGTTACTCCTCTCCGCTCCAGCAGCCAACGCTGGAGGCACCGGTGATTTCTCCCTCTCTAGACTGGCAGCTGGCGCTGCACCAGGCCGCTAATAAACCTGAACTGGCGCGCGATCTGCTGCAAATGCTGCTCGATTTCCTGCCGGAAGTGCGTGAACAGGTGGAACAGAGCCTGGCGGAAAATCGTCAGCACGGACTGCGGGAAATTATTCATAAGCTGCACGGCAGCGCCAGCTACAGCGGCGTCCCACGCATGAAGCAACTTTGCCGGCAAATTGAACAGAGCCTGCGGCTAAGTGGCGATGTCGCCTCGCTGGAGCCGGAGCTGTTAGAACTGCTGGATGAGATGGAGAATGTGGCGCAGGAAGCGCGCCACATATTGAGTCAGGCCTGATCGAGCATCCGGCCAATTTTTAAGGTGGCGGCGATATTACGCGCCGTCATACGCACGTTTTGCGCAGCGTTATCCAGCGCCTCTTCCAGCGTACAGATAGAGTAGATAACGCTGTAAACCGCATCCAGCCCGTGCTGATGCACAATGCCTACATCTGCGGTCAAACTACCGGCAATGCCGATCACCGGTTTGTTGTAGCGTTTCGCTACCTTCGCTACACCGATCGGCACTTTACCGTGTACGGTTTGGCTATCGATACGCCCTTCGCCGGTAATCACCAGCGCAGCATCCCTGACCAGCGCATCCAGGCCCAGCGCCTCGGTAACGATTTCAATACCGCGACGCAGTTCTGCCCGGCAGAAAGCGTGCAGCGCCGCGCCCATACCACCTGCCGCACCGCCGCCGGGAACATGCAGGACATCAATATCCAGATCGCGCTGGATAATCGCTGCGTAGTGTTCCAGCGCCGCATCGAGACGCGTCACCAGTTCAGGCGTCGCCCCTTTCTGTGGGCCGAATACGGCAGAAGCACCCTCTTTTCCGGTAAGCGGGTTAGTCACATCGCAGGCCACTTCAAAGCGACACTGCTGCAAACGTGCATCTAACGTGCTGATATCAATACGCGCCAGCTGCGCCAGTGCGCCGCCGCCATAACCAATCTGCTCGCCGTCTTTATTGAGCAGTTGCGCGCCTAAAGCCTGCATCATGCCAGCGCCACCGTCGTTGGTTGCGCTGCCGCCGATGCCGATAATAAAACGTTGAACGCCGCGATCCAGCGCGTTGCGGATCAACTCGCCGGTTCCCCACGAGGTGGTTACCAGCGGATCGCGCTGCGCCGACGGCACCAGCTCCAGCCCGCTGGCCGCAGCCATTTCAATAAACGCGCAGCTCTCATCGCCGGACAAGCCGTAAAACGCCTCTACCGGTTCGCCCAGCGGCCCGGTGACGGTTAGCCTGACGATTTTTCCCTGCGTCGCCGCCACCATCGCCTCCACGGTCCCTTCACCGCCATCTGCCACCGGCAGCTTGACGTACTGGGCATCGGGGAAGATCGCACGAAAGCCGTTTTCAATCTCCGAAGCGACCTGCAGGGCGGATAAACTTTCTTTATACGAATCCGGTGCAATAACGATTTTCATAAATAGTCCGAGCGCTGTTGAGCTGGCCGCAGCCAGAGAACGAAGCCGGTCAATCTGACCGGCAACATAACCGGGCGGCTGACTAGCGTGAAACTTCAACCTTCGCTAATTTTTCATAATAGCAGGCCAGCGCACTGTGGTCGGAGGTACCCATGCCATCAGCCTTCAGCGCCTGCATCATTTCCATGACCGCGGCGGTTAACGGCAGCTGAGCGCCAACACCGTGCGAGGTATCGAGGGCGTTGCTGAGATCTTTAATATGCAGATCGATACGGAAGCCCGGCTTGAAGTTACGATCCATCACCATCGGTGCTTTAGCATCCAGCACCGTGCTGCCCGCCAGACCGCCACGGATAGCCTGGTAAACCAGATCCGGATTAACGCCCGCTTTGGTCGCCAGCGTTAACGCTTCAGACATCGCGGCAATATTCAGCGCTACGATGACCTGGTTAGCCAGTTTGGTCACGTTACCCGCACCGATTTCCCCGGTATGCACCACGGAACCGGCCATCGCTTTCATCAGATCGTAATGGGCGTCGAACACCGCTTTATCACCGCCAACCATTACGGAAAGCGTGCCGTCGATCGCTTTTGGTTCGCCGCCGCTGACCGGCGCATCCAGCATCTTGATGCCTTTTTTCGCCAGCGCTTCAGAGATTTCACGGCTGGCCAGCGGAGCGATAGAGCTCATGTCGATCAATACCGTACCGGCTTTCGCACCGTCGATGATGCCGTTTTCACCCAGCGCCACTTCTTTCACATGCGGTGAGTTCGGCAGCATGGTAATGATGACGTCACACTGTTCAGCAACTTCTTTCGGCGTTTTCGCTGTGGTAGCGCCCAGCTTAACCAGCTCAGCTTCGTTTTCCGCGCTGAAGTCGCGTACCACCAGTGAATAGCCCGCCTTCAGCAGGTTTTTACTCATCGGTTTGCCCATGATGCCCAGGCCAATAAATCCAACTTTCATCATCATTCTCCTCGTAAATTATTTTTTGAAACGATCGCAAAGCGCCTGCGTTGCACCACGGAAGACGCCCAGATCGCTGCCTACGGCGACAAAGGTCGCGCCCCACTCCAGGTAGCGGCGTGCATCTGCCTCTACCGGAGCCAAAATGCCGCTCGGCTTACCGCCAGCCTTGGCGCGTGCAAAAATATGCTGAATCACCTTCTGTACTTCAGGATGGGACGGCTGTCCCAGATAGCCGAGCGCGGCGGAGAGATCGCCCGGACCGACAAAAATGCCGTCCACACCGTCAACGGCAATAATGCTGTCAAGGTTGTCCACGCCCTTCTGGCTTTCAATCTGCACCAGCACGCTGATATTGCTGTTGATATCGCGGTTATAGTCCGGCAGGGTGCCATACATATTGCTGCGATGCGCAACCGATACGCCGCGAATACCGGCAGGCGGATAACGGGTGGAAGCCACCGCCTGAAGCGCTTCTTCTTCGCTTTCCACAAACGGAATCAGGAAGTTATAGAAGCCGATATCCAGCAAACGCTTGATAATCACCGGCTCGTTGCAGGGCGGCCTGACCACGGCCGCGCTGCTGCTGCCTTTCAGCGCCATCAGCTGCGGCACGAACGTGGTGACGTCATTCGGCGCATGCTCGCCATCCAGCACCAGCCAGTCGAAACCCGCCAGACCCAACACTTCCGTTGTAATGGGATTAGCCAGCGCACACCAGCTGCCGATCAACGTTTCACCGCTCAGCAGACGCTGGCGAAAACGGTTGGGATAGGATGAGTGACTCATTCTGTTACCTCTCAGTTAGGTGCGCTTAGCGCACCAGGCATGGCTGTTTATTGTTAAAGGTCCAGTTCGGAATCAGGAACTGCATCGCCTGAGCATCGTCGCGCGCACCCAGACCGTGCTGCTTATACAGCTCGTTCGCTTTCATTACCTGATCCATATCCAGCTCGACGCCCAGACCCGGTTTCTGCGGCACCTGTACCATACCGCCTTTGATTTCCAGCGGCTGTTTGGTCAGGCGCTGATTGCCTTCCTGCCAGATCCAGTGGGTATCGATCGCCGTGATAGTACCCGGCGCGGCGGCGGCAACGTGGGTAAACATCGCCAGCGAAATATCGAAGTGATTGTTGGAGTGTGAACCCCAGGTCAGGCCGAACTCATGGCACATCTGCGCCACACGAACCGAACCCTGCATCGTCCAGAAGTGCGGATCGGCCAGCGGGATATCGACCGATTGCAGCGACAGCGTATGTCCCATCTGACGCCAGTCGGTGGCAATCATATTGGTTGCAGTCGGCAGCCCGGTAGCGCGACGGAATTCCGCCATCACTTCACGACCGGAGTAGCCCTGTTCAGCACCGCACGGATCTTCCGCATAGGCCAGCACGTTACGCAGCTGTTTGCCGAGGCGAATCGCCTCTTCCAGCGACCAGGCACCGTTAGGATCGAGGGTAATGCGCGCGTCCGGGAAACGCTTCGCCAGCGCGGTTACCGCTTCAGCCTCTTCGCTACCGGCCAGTACGCCGCCTTTCAGTTTAAAATCGTTGAAGCCATATTTTTCGTAGGCCGCTTCCGCCAGACGCACCACCGTATCCGGGGTCAGCGCTTCTTCATGGCGCAGGCGATACCAGTCACAGCTGGCGTCCGTCTCGCTCTGGTAAGGCAGCGTGGTTTTACGACGATCGCCTATGTAGAACAGATAGCCCAGCATTTCGACCTGATCGCGTTGCTGGCCGTCACCGAGCAGGCTGGCGACGTTAACGCCAAGGAACTGTCCCAGCAGATCGAGCAGCGCCGCTTCAATACCGGTGACCACATGAATGGTGGTGCGCAGGTCAAAAGTCTGGTTACCGCGTCCACCTGCGTCACGATCGGCAAAAGTTGTGCGTACTTTACCCAGCAGGTTTTTATATTCACCGATGGTGTGACCGATAATCAGCGCCGCGGCTTCTTCCAGCGTTTTGCGAATTTTTTCGCCGCCGGGGATTTCACCCACGCCGGTGTGACCTGCGTTATCTTTGATAATCACAATGTTGCGGGTAAAGAATGGCGCGTGGGCACCGCTCAGGTTTAGCAGCATGCTGTCGTGACCGGCAACCGGGATTACCTGCATTTCAGTAATTTTTGGCGTAGCGTTCTGTTGGCTCATGGTCGATTCCTTATGCTTACTTACGCCCGAACACCGGGCGCTTGCGATCAAATTTCCAGCCGGGGATAAGATACTGCATTGCGGTCGCATCATTGCGTGCGCCACCCGGCAACGTTTTATAAAGTTCATGCGCCTGCTCCAGGCGCGCCCAGTCCAGCTCAATCCCCAGGCCGGGTTTTTCAGGCACGGCAATCTTACCCTGACGAATCTGCAACGGCGCTTTGGTCAGGCGTTGATCGCCCTCCTGCCAGATCCAGTGCGTATCAATGGCGGTGGGTTTACCCGGTGCAGCCGCACCGACGTGGGTAAACATCGCCAGCGAAATATCGAAGTGGTTATTGGAGTGACAGCCCCAGGTGAGACCCCAGTCGTCGCAGAGCTGCGCCACGCGTACTGCTCCGCTCATCGTCCAGAAATGCGGATCGGCAAGCGGAATATCGACGGCGTTCAGCATGACCGCATGCTGCATTTCACGCCAGTTGGTGGCGATCATGTTAGTGGCGACCGGCAGGCCGGTAGCACGACGAAACTCCGCCATCACCTCGCGCCCGGAATAGCCCTGCTCGGCACCGCAGGGATCTTCGGCATAGGTCAGAATATCCTGCGTGCCTTTGCAGAGCTGAATAGCTTCATCAAGCAGCCAGGCTCCGTTGGGATCGACGGTGATGCGCGCGTCCGGGAAACGTTTTTTCAGCGCACGCGCCGTTTCAATCTCCTGTTCGCCCGGCAATACGCCGCCTTTCAGTTTGAAATCTTTAAAACCGTAGCGATCCTGCGCCGCCTCAGCCAGCCGCACCACCGCATCGCTATTCAGCGCTTCCTGATGGCGCAGGTGATACCAGTCATGCGTTGCCTGCTCGCCGCTGAGGTAAGGCAAATCGGTTTTCCGACGGTCGCCGATATAGAACAGGTAGCCTAATACCGTTACCTCACTGCGCTGCTGGCCGGGGCCAAGCAGCTCCGCCACCGGCACGTTGAGGAACTGGCCGAGCAGGTCAAGCAGCGCCGCTTCCAGCGCTGCAACCGCGTTAACACGCAGTTCAAAAGTCCAGGCACCTTTGCCGAAGGTATCAAAATCGGCGTGTTGATTACCTTTGTGCACCTGCTGCACCAGTCGGTTCATACGGCCTACTTCATGGCCTGTCACCTGCGGGATGGCATCGGTCAGCGTCTGGTAAATGGTTTCTCCACCCGGCGCTTCCCCCAGACCGATATGTCCGGCGCTGTCGGTCAACACCACGATGTTGCGGGTAAAGAAGGCGCTATGCGCGCCCCCGATGTTGAGCAGCATGCTGTCGTAACCAGCGACCGGCACTACCTTCATATCAGTAATTACGGGCGTGCTTTGCGTACTCATAATCGCTCCTTACGCTGTCTTTTTCAGTTCGATACGTTTGATATCGCCCACCAGTACCAGGTAGCTCAACACCGCCACCAGCGCATGGATACCGACATAAATCAGCGCGCCGTTATAGGAGCCGGTTGAAGCAATGATGTAGCCGATAGCAACAGGCGTCACGATACCGGAGATATTGCCGAACATATTAAACAGGCCGCCGCTCAGACCGCTGATCTCTTTCGGCGCAGTATCCGCCATCACCGCCCAGCCCAGCGCACCGATGCCTTTACCGAAGAATGCGGTTGCCATAAAGAACACCACCACCCATTCGGTTTCGACGTAGTTACAGGTCACCATCGAGATGGAGAGCAGCATACCCAGTACGATTGGCGTTTTACGGGCGATATTCAGCGAGCCGGTTTTACGCATCAGCCAGTCGGAAATCACGCCGCCGAGCACGCCGCCCATAAAACCGCAGATGGCCGGGATAGAGGCGATAAAGCCCGCTTTCAGAATTGACATGCCGCGCGCCTGCACCAGATAAACCGGGAACCAGGTAATAAAGAAGTAGGTCAATGCGTTAATGCAGTACTGGCCGAGATAGATACCGAGCATCATGCGAGAAGTAATCAGCTGGCGAATCTGCGCCCACTTTTCACCCCTGCTCAGTTTCGTCTTCTCTTTCTTCGCATCCATGTTGATCAGCGCGCCGCCTTTCTCCATGTACTCCAGTTCAGCGCGGTTAACACCCGGATGATCGTTTGGATCGTGAATCACTTTCAGCCAGATAAAGCTGATAATGATGCCGAGGCCGCCCATGAACCAGAACACATGCGCCCAGCCTACCTGCGCGGTCAGCCAGCCCATGATTGGTGCGAAGATAACGGTGGCAAAATATTGCGCCGAGTTAAAAATCGCCACGGCAGTACCGCGTTCGTGCGCGGGAAACCAGGCGGCGACAATACGGCTGTTACCGGGGAAAGAGGGTGCCTCTGCCAGCCCCACCAGAAAGCGCAGCGTAAAGAGCGCGATAATGACGCTGAAGCCTTCAAAGATATCGACGAATCCCTGTAACAGGGTAAACAGCGACCAAATGAAGATACTCCAGAAATAAACGCGTTTTGAACCAAAACGATCGAGCAACCAGCCACCGGGGATTTGTCCGATAACGTAAGCCCATGAGAACGCAGAGAAGATATAGCCCATGCCGACCGGATCGAGCCCGATATCTTTTGCCATTTGAGAACCGGCAATGGATAAGGTGGCACGGTCGCCATAGTTGAATGAGGTGACGATAAACAGCATCACCACGATCCAGTATCGTGCGTTAGTCCTTTTTTCTACGGCACTTTCCGCCTGGCTGTATGAATTCATGATGCACTCCTGAAATATAGCGGTACGCTACTTTCCACTCTGACTGCATACACAACATGTTGAGTATCAGAATGAGGTTGGGTTAAACACGGTGATTATTATTCGTTAGCAAAAACGGTTATATGCAGCGCAGCTGATTCACCTGTCGTCGAACTTGGGGAAAGTATATGGAGCGGGCACGGCCAATTCACTGGACGAACGCCCCACATTTACGCGGGTTATACGTTTAAATTAATGCAATTGCCTAACCACCTGCGGCACTGCTCACGAAATCATCTTTTTCAGGGGCGTTAACGGGAAGCCAGGAGGGCTGTGGGTTGGGTTTGTGAGCCTCTTCACTTGCACTTGTACTGAAGCCAGAAAAGAAGACGTATCAGGCGGATAAAATCGTTCATATGCATAGTGCTGGCGGGGTTCCCCCTCTTTATACTTACCGTCAGCAAAAACAGTAATGCAGCATTCGCCTGCGCCGTTTCCCCTTTTGACTTTTCCGTTTACTGGAAACCAAAGCAATGAAAACGATTCGTGAAGAAACACCGCGTTATATTCGGGTACACGAAGACGATAATGTCGCGATCGTGGTGAATGATAACGGCCTCTCTGCAGGCGCCGTTTTCCCATGTGGGCTGCAACTGACAGAGCATATTCCGCAGGGACATAAAGTGGCGCTGACGCCTATCGCCCGTGGCGCAGCAATACGCCGCTACGGCGAAGTGATCGGCTATGCGCTGCGGGATATTCCGCAGGGCAGCTGGATTGATGAATCCCTGGTGGAATTGCCCGAAGCGCCGCCGCTGGAAAGTCTGCCGCTGGCGACACGCGTTCCTGAACCGCTGCCGCCGCTGGAAGGGTACACCTTTGAAGGATATCGCAACGCGGATGGCAGCGTCGGCACCCGTAACCTGCTGGGGATCACTACCAGCGTCCACTGCGTAGCGGGCGTAGTCGATTATGTGGTTAACATTATCGAACGCGAACTGCTGCCGCGTTATCCAAACGTGGATGGCGTGGTCGCGCTTAATCACCTTTACGGCTGCGGTGTGGCAATCAATGCGCCTGCGGCGGTAGTACCGATCCGCACAATTCATAACCTGGCGCTGAACGCTAACTTCGGTGGCGAGGTGATGGTGGTCGGCCTCGGCTGTGAGAAGCTCCAGCCGGAAAAACTGCTGGCCGCCAGCGGCGACGATGTGCAGGCGATTTCTGTCGGTGAAGAAGATATTGTGCGTTTGCAGGATGAACGCCATGTGGGCTTTGAAGCCATGGTGCAGGAGATCCTGCGCGTGGCAGATCGTCATTTGCAGCGTCTGAATCAGCGCCAGCGCGAAACCTGCCCGGCCTCCGAACTGATTGTCGGCATGCAGTGCGGCGGCAGCGATGCCTTCTCCGGCGTTACCGCTAACCCGGCGGTCGGCTTCGCCTCCGATCTGCTGGTGCGCTGCGGTGCGACGGTAATGTTCTCTGAAGTTACCGAAGTGCGCGATGCCATTCATTTGCTTACGCCGCGTGCGGCAGATGTAGCGACCGGCAAGCGCCTGTTGGAAGAGATGGCCTGGTATGATGACTACCTGAGCCAGGGCAAAACCGATCGCAGCGCCAACCCGTCTCCGGGCAACAAAAAAGGCGGCCTGGCAAACGTGGTGGAAAAAGCGCTCGGCTCTATCGCCAAATCAGGACGCAGCGCCATCGTCGAAGTGTTATCACCCGGTCAGCGTCCCACTAAACGCGGCCTGATCTATGCGGCAACGCCCGCCAGCGATTTTGTCTGCGGCACGCAGCAGATGGCTTCCGGCATTACGCTACAGGTGTTCACCACCGGACGCGGCACGCCTTATGGCCTCGCGGCGATTCCGGTAATAAAAATGGCGACGCGCACCGCGCTGGCAACGCGCTGGCACGATTTAATGGATATCAATGCGGGAACTATCGCCACAGGCGAAGAAACCATTGAGCAGGTGGGCTGGCGTCTGTTTGAAATGATTCTGGATATCGCCAGCGGACGGCAGCAAACCTGGTCCGACCGCTGGGGGATTCGTAACGCGCTGGCGGTATTTAACCCGGCCCCGGTCACCTGATGCCAGCTACCGGAGCGGAGAAAGTCAGAGCAGCTTGCCCCAGCTTTCCACCCAGGGTGAGGTGACGCTTTCCGGCTCCGGTGCTTCCATCGCATCCACTAACAGCACGTCACCAATACGCGATGCGCCCTGCTCCTGCAGCTGCGCATCGAACGTTTTTCCCGCGCCGCAGAAATTCTCATAGCTGCTGTCGCCCAGCGCAATCACGCCGTAGCGCAGCTGAGGCTGATGGCCCAGCTTATCCTTAACCGCGTGGTATAAACCGGCGATACTGTCAGGAAAATCGCCATGTCCGGTGGTAGACGTAACGATCAGCGCCACTTTATCGCTGTACTGCTGCCAGTCGTCAAGGCTGGGATCTTCAAAAATCGCCACCTGATGCCCCTGCTGTTGC
The sequence above is a segment of the Mixta intestinalis genome. Coding sequences within it:
- the gudD gene encoding glucarate dehydratase, with amino-acid sequence MSQQNATPKITEMQVIPVAGHDSMLLNLSGAHAPFFTRNIVIIKDNAGHTGVGEIPGGEKIRKTLEEAAALIIGHTIGEYKNLLGKVRTTFADRDAGGRGNQTFDLRTTIHVVTGIEAALLDLLGQFLGVNVASLLGDGQQRDQVEMLGYLFYIGDRRKTTLPYQSETDASCDWYRLRHEEALTPDTVVRLAEAAYEKYGFNDFKLKGGVLAGSEEAEAVTALAKRFPDARITLDPNGAWSLEEAIRLGKQLRNVLAYAEDPCGAEQGYSGREVMAEFRRATGLPTATNMIATDWRQMGHTLSLQSVDIPLADPHFWTMQGSVRVAQMCHEFGLTWGSHSNNHFDISLAMFTHVAAAAPGTITAIDTHWIWQEGNQRLTKQPLEIKGGMVQVPQKPGLGVELDMDQVMKANELYKQHGLGARDDAQAMQFLIPNWTFNNKQPCLVR
- a CDS encoding enolase C-terminal domain-like protein translates to MSTQSTPVITDMKVVPVAGYDSMLLNIGGAHSAFFTRNIVVLTDSAGHIGLGEAPGGETIYQTLTDAIPQVTGHEVGRMNRLVQQVHKGNQHADFDTFGKGAWTFELRVNAVAALEAALLDLLGQFLNVPVAELLGPGQQRSEVTVLGYLFYIGDRRKTDLPYLSGEQATHDWYHLRHQEALNSDAVVRLAEAAQDRYGFKDFKLKGGVLPGEQEIETARALKKRFPDARITVDPNGAWLLDEAIQLCKGTQDILTYAEDPCGAEQGYSGREVMAEFRRATGLPVATNMIATNWREMQHAVMLNAVDIPLADPHFWTMSGAVRVAQLCDDWGLTWGCHSNNHFDISLAMFTHVGAAAPGKPTAIDTHWIWQEGDQRLTKAPLQIRQGKIAVPEKPGLGIELDWARLEQAHELYKTLPGGARNDATAMQYLIPGWKFDRKRPVFGRK
- a CDS encoding MFS transporter, which translates into the protein MNSYSQAESAVEKRTNARYWIVVMLFIVTSFNYGDRATLSIAGSQMAKDIGLDPVGMGYIFSAFSWAYVIGQIPGGWLLDRFGSKRVYFWSIFIWSLFTLLQGFVDIFEGFSVIIALFTLRFLVGLAEAPSFPGNSRIVAAWFPAHERGTAVAIFNSAQYFATVIFAPIMGWLTAQVGWAHVFWFMGGLGIIISFIWLKVIHDPNDHPGVNRAELEYMEKGGALINMDAKKEKTKLSRGEKWAQIRQLITSRMMLGIYLGQYCINALTYFFITWFPVYLVQARGMSILKAGFIASIPAICGFMGGVLGGVISDWLMRKTGSLNIARKTPIVLGMLLSISMVTCNYVETEWVVVFFMATAFFGKGIGALGWAVMADTAPKEISGLSGGLFNMFGNISGIVTPVAIGYIIASTGSYNGALIYVGIHALVAVLSYLVLVGDIKRIELKKTA
- the garD gene encoding galactarate dehydratase, with protein sequence MKTIREETPRYIRVHEDDNVAIVVNDNGLSAGAVFPCGLQLTEHIPQGHKVALTPIARGAAIRRYGEVIGYALRDIPQGSWIDESLVELPEAPPLESLPLATRVPEPLPPLEGYTFEGYRNADGSVGTRNLLGITTSVHCVAGVVDYVVNIIERELLPRYPNVDGVVALNHLYGCGVAINAPAAVVPIRTIHNLALNANFGGEVMVVGLGCEKLQPEKLLAASGDDVQAISVGEEDIVRLQDERHVGFEAMVQEILRVADRHLQRLNQRQRETCPASELIVGMQCGGSDAFSGVTANPAVGFASDLLVRCGATVMFSEVTEVRDAIHLLTPRAADVATGKRLLEEMAWYDDYLSQGKTDRSANPSPGNKKGGLANVVEKALGSIAKSGRSAIVEVLSPGQRPTKRGLIYAATPASDFVCGTQQMASGITLQVFTTGRGTPYGLAAIPVIKMATRTALATRWHDLMDINAGTIATGEETIEQVGWRLFEMILDIASGRQQTWSDRWGIRNALAVFNPAPVT
- a CDS encoding flavodoxin; the encoded protein is MAQIGIFVGTVYGNALLVAEEAEPILQQQGHQVAIFEDPSLDDWQQYSDKVALIVTSTTGHGDFPDSIAGLYHAVKDKLGHQPQLRYGVIALGDSSYENFCGAGKTFDAQLQEQGASRIGDVLLVDAMEAPEPESVTSPWVESWGKLL